A part of Escherichia marmotae genomic DNA contains:
- the kdsB gene encoding 3-deoxy-manno-octulosonate cytidylyltransferase, producing MSFVVIIPARYASTRLPGKPLVDINGKPMIVHVLERARESGADRIIVATDHDDVARVVEAAGGEVCMTRADHQSGTERLAEVVEKCAFSDDTVIVNVQGDEPMIPATIIRQVADNLAQREVGMATLAVPIHNAEEVFNPNAVKVVLDAEGYALYFSRATIPWDRDRFAKSLETVGDNFLRHLGIYGYRAGFIRRYVNWQPSPLEHIEMLEQLRVLWYGEKIHVAVAREVPGTGVDTPEDLERVRAEMR from the coding sequence ATGAGTTTTGTGGTCATTATTCCCGCGCGCTACGCTTCTACGCGTCTGCCCGGTAAACCGCTGGTCGATATTAACGGCAAGCCCATGATCGTTCATGTCCTTGAGCGCGCCCGCGAATCAGGTGCCGATCGCATCATCGTGGCAACCGATCATGACGATGTCGCCCGCGTCGTTGAAGCTGCGGGTGGTGAAGTATGCATGACGCGCGCCGATCATCAATCAGGCACTGAGCGTCTGGCGGAAGTTGTCGAAAAATGCGCGTTCAGTGACGATACGGTGATTGTTAATGTGCAGGGGGATGAACCCATGATCCCTGCAACAATCATTCGTCAGGTTGCCGATAATCTCGCCCAGCGTGAAGTGGGAATGGCTACCCTGGCTGTACCTATCCACAATGCGGAAGAAGTCTTTAATCCGAATGCGGTTAAAGTGGTTCTTGATGCTGAAGGTTATGCGCTTTACTTTTCACGTGCCACCATTCCGTGGGATCGTGACCGTTTTGCAAAAAGTCTGGAAACCGTTGGTGATAACTTCCTGCGGCATCTCGGTATTTATGGCTACCGTGCAGGCTTTATCCGCCGTTATGTTAACTGGCAGCCAAGCCCGTTAGAACACATCGAAATGTTAGAGCAGCTTCGCGTACTGTGGTACGGCGAAAAAATCCATGTTGCTGTCGCCCGGGAAGTTCCTGGTACAGGTGTGGATACCCCTGAAGATCTCGAGCGCGTTCGCGCTGAAATGCGCTAA
- the ycaR gene encoding protein YcaR, with protein sequence MDHRLLEIVACPVCNGKLWYNQEKQELICKLDNLAFPLRDGIPVLLETEARVLTADESKS encoded by the coding sequence ATGGATCATCGTCTGCTTGAAATCGTTGCCTGCCCGGTTTGCAACGGCAAACTTTGGTATAACCAGGAAAAACAAGAACTGATTTGCAAACTGGATAACCTGGCTTTCCCGCTGCGCGATGGCATTCCAGTTCTGCTGGAAACGGAAGCCCGTGTACTGACTGCCGATGAGAGTAAATCATGA
- the ycaQ gene encoding crosslink repair DNA glycosylase YcaQ: MTLPYISLADARNLHLAAQGLLNKSRRRASPEDILSTISRISLLQIDTINIVARSPYLVLFSRLGNYSPQWLDESLTRGELMEYWAHEACFMPRSDFRLIRHRMLAPEKMGWKYKDAWMQEHVAEIEQLIQHIQDNGPVRSADFEHPRKGASGWWEWKPHKRHLEGLFTAGKVMVVERRNFQRVYDLTHRVMPHWDDERDLVSQTEAEIAMLDNSARCLGIFREQWLADYYRLKRPALSAWRDLCAEQQQIIPINVERLGQLWLHADLLPLLETALAGKLTATHSTVLSPFDPVVWDRKRAEQLFDFSYRLECYTPAPKRQYGYFVLPLLHRGQLVGRMDAKIHRQAGILEVISLWLQDGIKPTASLQKGLRLAITDFASWQLATRVTLGRCPPDLFTDCRTGWEIAPYA, from the coding sequence ATGACGCTGCCGTATATTTCCCTTGCCGATGCGCGTAATCTTCACCTTGCCGCGCAAGGCCTGTTAAACAAATCCCGCCGTCGTGCGTCGCCAGAAGATATCCTGTCAACTATCTCCCGTATCTCCCTGCTACAAATCGACACTATCAATATCGTTGCCCGCAGCCCTTATCTGGTACTTTTTAGTCGCCTTGGTAATTATTCTCCGCAGTGGCTGGATGAGTCACTGACACGTGGCGAATTAATGGAGTACTGGGCGCATGAAGCCTGCTTTATGCCGCGTAGCGATTTTCGTCTTATTCGCCACCGAATGCTGGCACCTGAAAAAATGGGCTGGAAATACAAAGACGCCTGGATGCAGGAACATGTAGCAGAAATTGAACAGTTAATTCAGCACATACAAGATAACGGACCGGTACGTTCAGCCGATTTTGAACATCCCCGAAAAGGGGCAAGCGGTTGGTGGGAGTGGAAGCCCCATAAACGGCATCTGGAAGGCTTATTTACTGCCGGAAAAGTCATGGTAGTTGAACGGCGCAACTTCCAGCGAGTTTATGATCTAACCCATCGCGTCATGCCTCACTGGGATGATGAGCGTGATCTCGTTTCGCAAACAGAAGCAGAAATCGCCATGCTGGATAACAGCGCGCGTTGCCTGGGAATATTCCGCGAACAGTGGCTGGCGGATTATTATCGTTTGAAACGTCCTGCACTGTCGGCCTGGCGTGATCTATGTGCTGAACAGCAACAAATTATCCCCATAAATGTGGAGAGATTAGGACAACTCTGGCTGCATGCTGACTTGTTGCCTCTTCTCGAAACAGCTCTCGCGGGGAAACTAACCGCGACGCATAGCACTGTACTGTCACCTTTTGACCCTGTCGTCTGGGATCGTAAACGTGCAGAGCAACTTTTTGATTTTAGCTACCGGCTGGAATGCTACACGCCAGCGCCGAAACGCCAGTATGGCTATTTCGTTCTGCCGTTACTACATCGTGGGCAATTAGTCGGGCGAATGGATGCCAAAATACATCGCCAGGCGGGCATTCTTGAAGTTATCTCCCTCTGGTTACAGGATGGCATCAAACCGACAGCTTCTCTTCAAAAAGGGTTACGCCTGGCGATTACCGATTTTGCTAGCTGGCAGCTGGCGACGCGAGTGACATTAGGGCGCTGCCCACCCGATCTTTTTACCGATTGCCGCACTGGCTGGGAAATAGCCCCCTACGCATAA
- the lpxK gene encoding tetraacyldisaccharide 4'-kinase encodes MIEKIWSGESPLWRLLLPFSWLYGLVSGAIRLCYKLKLKRAWRAPVPVVVVGNLTAGGNGKTPVVVWLVEQLQKRGVRVGVVSRGYGGKAESYPLLLSADTTTAQAGDEPVLIYQRTGAPVAVSPERSDAVKVILAQHPDVQLIVTDDGLQHYRLARDVEIVVIDGVRRFGNGWWLPAGPMRERAGRLKSVDAVIVNGGVPHNGEIPMHLLPGQAVNLRTGTRCDVAQLEHVVAMAGIGHPPRFFATLNMCGVQPEKCVPLADHQSLNHADVSALLSAGQTLIMTEKDAVKCRAFAEENWWYLPVDAQLSGDEPEKLLAQLSSLASGN; translated from the coding sequence ATGATTGAAAAAATCTGGTCTGGTGAATCGCCTTTGTGGCGGCTGTTGCTGCCATTCTCCTGGCTGTATGGCCTGGTGAGTGGTGCAATCCGTCTTTGCTACAAATTAAAATTGAAACGCGCATGGCGCGCGCCAGTGCCAGTTGTGGTGGTCGGTAACCTCACCGCAGGTGGCAATGGAAAAACCCCGGTCGTTGTCTGGCTGGTGGAACAACTGCAAAAACGCGGTGTTCGCGTTGGTGTGGTGTCAAGAGGGTATGGCGGTAAGGCCGAGTCGTATCCGTTGTTACTGTCGGCAGATACCACCACGGCACAGGCGGGTGATGAACCGGTGCTTATTTATCAGCGCACTGGTGCGCCTGTTGCGGTTTCTCCCGAACGTTCTGATGCAGTAAAAGTGATTCTGGCGCAGCATCCTGATGTACAACTCATCGTGACTGACGACGGTCTACAGCATTATCGCCTGGCGCGAGATGTAGAAATTGTCGTCATCGATGGTGTGCGTCGCTTTGGTAATGGCTGGTGGTTGCCCGCGGGGCCAATGCGTGAGCGAGCGGGGCGCTTAAAATCGGTTGATGCGGTAATCGTCAACGGCGGTGTACCGCACAATGGTGAAATCCCAATGCATCTGCTGCCGGGTCAGGCTGTGAATTTGCGTACTGGTACGCGTTGTGATGTTGCACAACTTGAACATGTGGTAGCAATGGCGGGGATTGGTCACCCGCCGCGCTTTTTTGCCACGCTGAATATGTGCGGTGTTCAACCAGAAAAATGTGTTCCGCTGGCCGATCATCAGTCTTTGAATCATGCGGATGTCAGCGCACTGTTAAGTGCCGGGCAAACGCTGATCATGACTGAAAAAGATGCGGTGAAATGCCGGGCCTTTGCAGAAGAAAATTGGTGGTATTTGCCCGTTGACGCACAGCTTTCGGGCGATGAACCAGAGAAATTGCTCGCGCAACTTTCCTCGCTGGCTTCTGGCAACTAA
- the msbA gene encoding lipid A ABC transporter ATP-binding protein/permease MsbA, giving the protein MHNDKDLSTWQTFRRLWPTIAPFKAGLIVAGIALILNAASDTFMLSLLKPLLDDGFGKTDRSVLMWMPLVVIGLMILRGITSYISSYCISWVSGKVVMTMRRRLFGHMMGMPVSFFDKQSTGTLLSRITYDSEQVASSSSGALITVVREGASIIGLFAMMFYYSWQLSIILIVLAPIVSIAIRIVSKRFRSISKNMQNTMGQVTTSAEQMLKGHKEVLIFGGQEVETKRFDKVSNKMRLQGMKMVSASSISDPIIQLIASLALAFVLYAASFPSVMDSLTAGTITVVFSSMIALMRPLKSLTNVNAQFQRGMAACQTLFTILDSEQEKDEGKREIERATGDVEFRNVTFTYPGREVPALRNINLKIPAGKTVALVGRSGSGKSTIASLITRFYDIDEGEILMDGHDLREYTLASLRNQVALVSQNVHLFNDTVANNIAYARTDQYSREQIEEAARMAYAMDFINKMDNGLDTVIGENGVLLSGGQRQRIAIARALLRDSPILILDEATSALDTESERAIQAALDELQKNRTSLVIAHRLSTIEKADEIVVVEDGVIVERGTHNDLLEHRGVYAQLHKMQFGQ; this is encoded by the coding sequence ATGCATAACGACAAAGATCTCTCTACGTGGCAGACATTCCGCCGACTGTGGCCAACCATTGCGCCTTTTAAAGCGGGTCTGATCGTGGCGGGCATAGCGTTAATCCTCAACGCGGCCAGCGATACCTTCATGTTATCGCTCCTTAAGCCACTTCTTGATGATGGCTTTGGTAAAACAGATCGCTCCGTGCTGATGTGGATGCCGCTGGTGGTTATTGGGCTGATGATTTTACGTGGTATCACCAGTTATATCTCCAGCTACTGTATCTCCTGGGTATCTGGCAAAGTGGTAATGACCATGCGTCGTCGCCTGTTTGGTCATATGATGGGAATGCCGGTTTCATTTTTTGATAAACAGTCAACCGGGACTCTGCTTTCACGTATTACTTACGATTCTGAACAGGTTGCTTCGTCATCTTCCGGCGCACTGATTACTGTTGTACGTGAAGGTGCGTCCATCATTGGTTTGTTCGCCATGATGTTCTATTACAGTTGGCAGTTATCGATCATTTTGATTGTGCTGGCACCCATTGTCTCGATTGCAATTCGTATCGTATCGAAGCGTTTTCGCAGCATCAGTAAAAACATGCAAAACACGATGGGGCAGGTGACCACCAGTGCGGAACAGATGCTGAAAGGCCACAAAGAAGTGCTGATTTTTGGTGGCCAGGAAGTGGAAACGAAGCGTTTTGATAAGGTCAGCAACAAAATGCGTTTGCAGGGGATGAAGATGGTGTCCGCCTCGTCCATCTCTGACCCGATCATTCAATTGATCGCTTCTTTGGCGCTGGCGTTTGTTCTGTATGCGGCGAGCTTCCCAAGTGTGATGGATAGCCTGACAGCCGGTACGATTACCGTTGTTTTCTCTTCAATGATTGCACTGATGCGTCCGCTGAAATCGCTAACCAACGTTAACGCCCAGTTCCAACGTGGTATGGCGGCCTGTCAGACGCTGTTCACCATTCTGGATAGTGAACAGGAGAAAGACGAAGGTAAGCGTGAGATTGAGCGTGCTACCGGCGATGTGGAATTCCGTAATGTTACCTTCACCTATCCAGGGCGTGAAGTTCCCGCTTTGCGTAACATCAACCTGAAAATCCCGGCAGGGAAAACAGTTGCTCTGGTTGGACGTTCTGGTTCGGGTAAATCGACCATCGCGAGTTTAATCACTCGCTTCTACGATATCGATGAAGGCGAGATCCTGATGGATGGTCATGATCTACGCGAGTATACCCTGGCGTCATTGCGTAATCAGGTTGCGCTGGTGTCGCAGAATGTCCATCTGTTTAACGATACGGTTGCCAACAACATTGCTTACGCACGTACTGACCAGTACAGCCGTGAGCAAATTGAAGAAGCGGCGCGTATGGCTTATGCCATGGACTTTATCAATAAGATGGATAACGGTCTCGATACGGTAATTGGCGAAAACGGTGTACTGCTTTCTGGCGGTCAGCGTCAGCGTATTGCTATTGCTCGTGCTTTGTTGCGTGACAGCCCGATTCTGATTCTGGACGAAGCCACCTCGGCACTGGATACTGAATCTGAACGTGCAATTCAGGCGGCGCTGGATGAGTTGCAGAAAAACCGTACTTCGCTGGTGATAGCCCACCGTTTGTCTACCATTGAAAAGGCAGACGAAATTGTGGTCGTCGAGGACGGGGTCATTGTGGAACGCGGTACGCACAACGATTTGCTTGAACACCGTGGTGTCTACGCGCAACTTCACAAAATGCAGTTTGGCCAATGA
- a CDS encoding ComEC family protein has protein sequence MKVTTISVCVICGIFPLLVLPQLPGTLATAVLTTFACVLAFIPVKAVRYFTLILLFFLWGVLAAKQVMWVGEALAGATQDAIVEITATDGMTTHYAQITHLQGRRLFPAPGIVLYGEYLPQAVCAGQQWLMKLNVRAVHGQLNDGGFDSQRYAIAQHQPLTGRFLKASVIEASCSLRAQYLASLQTSLQPYPWKTVILGLGMGERLSVPREIKNIMRNTGTAHLMAISGLHIAFVALLAAGLIRSGQIFLPGRWIHWQIPLIGGICCAAFYAWLTGMQPPALRTVVALATWGMLKLSGRQWSGWDVWICCLAVILLMDPVAILSQSLWLSAAAVAALIFWYQWFPCPVWSLPPAVRAMVSLIHLQLGITLLLMPVQIVIFHGISLTSFIANLFAIPLVTFITVPLTLAAMIVHLSGPLIVEQGLWLLADRSLALLFWGLKSLPEGWINIAERWQWLSFSPWLLLIVWRLNVWRTLPVVCVAGGIMMCWPLWQKPQPDEWQVYMLDVGQGLAMVIARNGKAILYDTGLAWPEGDSGQQIIIPWLRWHNLEPEGVILSHEHLDHRGGLDSILRTWPTLWVRSPLNGEHHQPCVRGEAWQWQGLRFSVHWPLQGSSDKGNNHSCVVKVDDGMYSILLTGDIEALAEQKMLSRYWQHVQATLLQVPHHGSNTSSSLPLIQRVNGKVALASASRYNAWRLPSSKVKRRYQLQGYQWVDTPHQGQITVDFSARGWLVRSLREQILPRWYHQWFGVPVDNG, from the coding sequence ATGAAAGTAACGACGATCAGCGTATGCGTAATTTGTGGGATTTTTCCACTGCTGGTATTACCGCAACTACCCGGGACGTTAGCCACTGCAGTTCTTACAACTTTCGCCTGCGTACTGGCATTTATTCCTGTTAAAGCTGTTCGTTATTTCACGCTGATATTGCTGTTTTTTCTTTGGGGCGTACTGGCGGCGAAGCAAGTTATGTGGGTAGGAGAAGCCTTAGCTGGTGCGACGCAGGATGCAATCGTCGAGATTACTGCCACTGATGGCATGACCACTCATTACGCTCAAATTACCCACTTACAAGGCCGACGTCTTTTCCCTGCGCCAGGCATCGTGCTGTATGGCGAATATCTGCCGCAAGCAGTTTGTGCCGGACAACAATGGTTAATGAAACTCAACGTTCGTGCAGTTCACGGCCAGCTTAATGATGGCGGCTTTGACAGCCAGCGTTATGCCATTGCCCAGCATCAGCCGCTCACCGGGCGCTTTCTGAAGGCAAGCGTCATTGAAGCGAGTTGTAGTCTGCGAGCGCAATATCTGGCCTCTTTACAAACGTCTCTGCAACCCTATCCGTGGAAAACGGTCATTCTTGGTTTAGGTATGGGTGAACGGTTATCTGTACCCAGAGAAATCAAAAATATTATGCGCAATACCGGTACAGCGCATTTAATGGCGATATCGGGATTACACATTGCTTTTGTGGCATTACTGGCGGCAGGGCTTATTCGCAGTGGGCAAATTTTCCTTCCTGGGCGTTGGATCCATTGGCAGATACCATTAATTGGCGGAATTTGCTGTGCTGCTTTTTATGCATGGTTGACTGGTATGCAACCTCCCGCATTGCGTACCGTAGTGGCGCTTGCAACGTGGGGAATGCTTAAGTTAAGTGGTCGACAATGGAGTGGCTGGGATGTGTGGATATGCTGCCTTGCAGTAATATTGCTGATGGACCCTGTTGCCATTCTCTCGCAAAGCTTGTGGCTCTCTGCCGCCGCGGTGGCGGCGCTTATTTTTTGGTATCAGTGGTTTCCCTGTCCGGTATGGTCGCTGCCACCTGCAGTGCGTGCGATGGTTTCTCTCATCCATCTGCAACTGGGAATAACGCTCCTGTTAATGCCTGTACAAATCGTCATATTTCATGGCATTAGCCTGACCTCGTTTATAGCAAATCTATTTGCCATTCCTTTAGTGACATTTATTACTGTTCCGTTGACGCTTGCCGCGATGATCGTGCATTTAAGCGGACCATTAATTGTGGAGCAAGGATTATGGTTGCTTGCCGACAGGTCTTTGGCTTTACTTTTCTGGGGGTTAAAGAGTTTGCCGGAAGGATGGATCAACATTGCTGAACGTTGGCAATGGCTATCATTTTCTCCCTGGTTATTGTTGATAGTATGGCGACTAAACGTATGGCGAACACTGCCAGTGGTGTGTGTGGCTGGAGGCATTATGATGTGCTGGCCGCTGTGGCAAAAACCACAGCCCGACGAGTGGCAGGTGTATATGCTTGATGTCGGCCAGGGACTGGCAATGGTGATTGCGAGAAATGGCAAAGCGATTCTCTATGATACGGGACTTGCCTGGCCGGAGGGCGACAGCGGGCAACAAATTATCATCCCCTGGCTACGCTGGCATAACCTTGAACCGGAAGGCGTCATTCTTAGCCATGAACATCTGGATCATCGGGGAGGACTGGACTCGATATTACGTACCTGGCCGACGTTATGGGTCAGAAGCCCTTTAAATGGGGAGCATCATCAGCCCTGTGTGCGTGGCGAAGCGTGGCAGTGGCAAGGATTACGTTTTAGTGTGCACTGGCCTTTACAAGGTAGCAGCGATAAAGGAAATAACCATTCCTGTGTGGTTAAGGTTGATGACGGAATGTATAGCATTCTTTTAACTGGTGATATTGAAGCACTAGCTGAACAAAAAATGCTAAGTCGTTACTGGCAGCATGTGCAGGCGACATTACTTCAGGTGCCCCATCACGGTAGTAATACCTCATCATCATTGCCATTAATTCAGCGTGTGAATGGAAAAGTGGCACTGGCATCGGCATCGCGCTATAACGCGTGGCGACTACCCTCCAGTAAAGTTAAAAGACGCTATCAACTTCAGGGATATCAATGGGTTGACACCCCTCATCAGGGGCAAATAACCGTCGATTTTTCAGCGCGAGGTTGGCTGGTACGCAGCCTAAGGGAGCAAATTTTACCTCGTTGGTATCATCAGTGGTTTGGCGTGCCAGTGGATAACGGGTAG
- the ihfB gene encoding integration host factor subunit beta encodes MTKSELIERLATQQSHIPAKTVEDAVKEMLEHMASTLAQGERIEIRGFGSFSLHYRAPRTGRNPKTGDKVELEGKYVPHFKPGKELRDRANIYG; translated from the coding sequence ATGACCAAGTCAGAATTGATAGAAAGACTTGCCACCCAGCAATCGCACATTCCCGCCAAGACGGTTGAAGATGCAGTAAAAGAGATGCTGGAGCATATGGCCTCGACTCTTGCGCAGGGCGAGCGTATTGAAATCCGCGGTTTCGGCAGTTTCTCTTTGCACTACCGCGCACCTCGTACCGGACGTAATCCGAAAACTGGCGATAAAGTAGAATTGGAAGGAAAATACGTTCCTCACTTTAAACCAGGTAAAGAACTGCGCGATCGCGCCAATATTTACGGTTGA
- the rpsA gene encoding 30S ribosomal protein S1 translates to MTESFAQLFEESLKEIETRPGSIVRGVVVAIDKDVVLVDAGLKSESAIPAEQFKNAQGELEIQVGDEVDVALDAVEDGFGETLLSREKAKRHEAWITLEKAYEDAETVTGVINGKVKGGFTVELNGIRAFLPGSLVDVRPVRDTLHLEGKELEFKVIKLDQKRNNVVVSRRAVIESENSAERDQLLENLQEGMEVKGIVKNLTDYGAFVDLGGVDGLLHITDMAWKRVKHPSEIVNVGDEITVKVLKFDRERTRVSLGLKQLGEDPWVAIAKRYPEGTKLTGRVTNLTDYGCFVEIEEGVEGLVHVSEMDWTNKNIHPSKVVNVGDVVEVMVLDIDEERRRISLGLKQCKANPWQQFAETHNKGDRVEGKIKSITDFGIFIGLDGGIDGLVHLSDISWNVAGEEAVREYKKGDEIAAVVLQVDAERERISLGVKQLAEDPFNNWVALNKKGAIVTGKVTAVDAKGATVELADGVEGYLRASEASRDRVEDATLVLSVGDEVEAKFTGVDRKNRAISLSVRAKDEADEKDAIATVNKQEDANFSNNAMAEAFKAAKGE, encoded by the coding sequence ATGACTGAATCTTTTGCTCAACTCTTTGAAGAGTCCTTAAAAGAAATCGAAACCCGCCCGGGTTCTATCGTTCGTGGCGTTGTTGTTGCTATCGACAAAGATGTAGTACTGGTTGACGCTGGTCTGAAATCTGAGTCTGCCATCCCGGCTGAGCAGTTCAAAAACGCCCAGGGCGAGCTGGAAATCCAGGTAGGTGACGAAGTTGACGTTGCTCTGGACGCAGTAGAAGACGGCTTCGGTGAAACTCTGCTGTCCCGTGAGAAAGCTAAACGTCACGAAGCCTGGATCACGCTGGAAAAAGCTTACGAAGATGCTGAAACTGTTACCGGTGTTATCAACGGCAAAGTTAAGGGCGGCTTCACTGTTGAGCTGAACGGTATTCGTGCGTTCCTGCCAGGTTCTCTGGTAGATGTTCGTCCGGTGCGTGACACTCTGCACCTGGAAGGCAAAGAGCTTGAATTCAAAGTAATCAAGCTGGATCAGAAGCGCAACAACGTTGTTGTTTCTCGTCGTGCCGTTATCGAATCCGAAAACAGCGCAGAGCGCGATCAACTGCTGGAAAACCTGCAGGAAGGCATGGAAGTTAAAGGTATCGTTAAGAACCTCACTGACTACGGTGCATTCGTTGATCTGGGCGGCGTTGACGGCCTGCTGCACATCACTGACATGGCCTGGAAACGCGTTAAGCATCCGAGCGAAATCGTCAACGTGGGCGACGAAATCACTGTTAAAGTGCTGAAGTTCGACCGCGAACGTACCCGTGTATCCCTGGGCCTGAAACAACTGGGCGAAGATCCGTGGGTAGCTATCGCTAAACGTTATCCGGAAGGTACTAAACTGACTGGTCGCGTAACCAACCTGACCGACTACGGCTGCTTCGTTGAAATCGAAGAAGGCGTTGAAGGCCTGGTACACGTTTCCGAAATGGATTGGACCAACAAAAACATCCACCCGTCCAAAGTTGTTAACGTTGGCGATGTAGTGGAAGTTATGGTTCTGGATATCGACGAAGAACGTCGTCGTATCTCCCTGGGTCTGAAACAGTGCAAAGCTAACCCGTGGCAGCAGTTCGCGGAAACCCACAACAAGGGTGACCGTGTTGAAGGTAAAATCAAGTCTATCACTGACTTCGGTATCTTCATCGGCCTGGACGGCGGCATCGATGGCCTGGTTCACCTGTCTGACATCTCCTGGAACGTTGCAGGCGAAGAAGCAGTTCGTGAATACAAAAAAGGCGACGAAATCGCTGCAGTTGTTCTGCAGGTTGACGCAGAACGTGAACGTATCTCCCTGGGCGTTAAGCAGCTCGCAGAAGATCCGTTCAACAACTGGGTTGCTCTGAACAAGAAAGGCGCTATCGTAACCGGTAAAGTAACTGCAGTTGACGCTAAAGGCGCAACCGTAGAACTGGCTGACGGCGTTGAAGGTTACCTGCGTGCTTCTGAAGCATCCCGTGACCGCGTTGAAGATGCTACCCTGGTTCTGAGCGTTGGCGACGAAGTTGAAGCTAAATTCACCGGCGTTGATCGTAAAAACCGCGCAATCAGCCTGTCTGTTCGTGCGAAAGACGAAGCTGACGAGAAAGATGCAATCGCAACTGTTAACAAACAGGAAGATGCAAACTTCTCCAACAACGCAATGGCTGAAGCTTTCAAAGCAGCTAAAGGCGAGTAA
- the cmk gene encoding (d)CMP kinase, whose protein sequence is MTAIAPVITIDGPSGAGKGTLCKAMAEALQWHLLDSGAIYRVLALAALHHHVDVASEDALVPLASHLDVRFVSTNGNLEVILEGEDVSGEIRTQEVANAASQVAAFLRVREALLRRQRAFRELPGLIADGRDMGTVVFPDAPVKIFLDASSEERAHRRMLQLQEKGFSVNFERLLAEIKERDDRDRNRAVAPLVPAADALVLDSTTLSIEQVIEKALHYARQKLALA, encoded by the coding sequence ATGACGGCAATTGCCCCGGTTATTACCATTGATGGCCCAAGCGGTGCAGGGAAAGGCACTTTGTGTAAGGCTATGGCGGAAGCGTTGCAATGGCATCTGCTGGACTCGGGGGCAATTTATCGCGTACTGGCACTGGCGGCATTACATCACCATGTTGATGTGGCGTCGGAAGATGCTCTGGTGCCACTGGCATCCCACCTGGATGTACGTTTTGTATCGACCAATGGCAATCTGGAAGTGATCCTCGAAGGAGAAGATGTCAGTGGTGAAATTCGCACCCAGGAAGTGGCGAATGCCGCTTCACAAGTCGCGGCATTTCTCCGTGTTCGCGAAGCATTATTGCGTCGCCAACGCGCATTTCGCGAATTACCTGGCCTGATTGCCGATGGCCGCGATATGGGAACGGTGGTATTCCCTGATGCACCAGTGAAAATTTTCCTTGACGCCTCCTCAGAAGAACGTGCACATCGCCGCATGCTACAGTTGCAGGAGAAGGGCTTTAGTGTTAACTTTGAGCGCCTTTTGGCCGAGATCAAAGAACGCGACGACCGCGATCGTAATCGCGCGGTAGCGCCGTTGGTTCCGGCAGCCGATGCTTTAGTGTTGGATTCCACCACCTTAAGCATTGAGCAAGTGATTGAAAAAGCGTTACACTACGCGCGCCAAAAATTGGCTCTCGCATAA
- the ycaL gene encoding metallopeptidase YcaL: MKNTKLLLAIATSAALLTGCQNTHGINTDLAISSGLNAYKAVTLSDADAKAIANQGCVEMDSGNKVASKSSKYGKRLAKIAKALGSNINGTPVNYKVYMTSDVNAWAMANGCVRVYSGLMDMMNDNEIEGVLGHELGHVALGHSLAEMKASYAIVAARDAISATSGVASQLSRSQLGDIAEGAINAKYSRDKESEADDFSFDLLKKRGINTQGLVGSFEKLASLDGGRTQSMFDSHPPSTERAQHIRDRIASGK, encoded by the coding sequence ATGAAGAATACTAAATTACTGCTGGCGATTGCGACCTCTGCAGCATTACTGACAGGGTGTCAGAATACGCACGGTATTAATACCGATCTGGCTATCAGCTCCGGTTTAAATGCCTATAAAGCCGTAACGTTAAGCGATGCCGATGCAAAAGCGATTGCCAATCAGGGTTGTGTCGAAATGGACAGCGGCAACAAAGTCGCTAGCAAATCCAGCAAGTACGGTAAACGTCTGGCAAAAATCGCCAAAGCATTGGGTAGCAATATTAACGGTACGCCGGTCAACTATAAGGTATATATGACCAGCGACGTTAACGCATGGGCGATGGCAAACGGCTGTGTTCGTGTCTACAGTGGCCTGATGGACATGATGAACGACAATGAAATTGAAGGCGTTCTGGGCCATGAATTGGGGCACGTTGCATTGGGTCACTCGCTGGCTGAAATGAAAGCCTCTTATGCGATTGTTGCCGCACGTGATGCGATTTCCGCAACCAGCGGTGTGGCTTCTCAGCTTTCCCGCTCACAATTAGGCGATATCGCAGAAGGCGCTATCAATGCTAAGTACTCCCGCGATAAAGAGTCCGAAGCAGATGATTTCTCCTTTGATCTGCTGAAGAAACGTGGCATCAACACCCAGGGACTGGTCGGTAGCTTTGAAAAACTGGCCAGCCTGGATGGCGGTCGTACCCAGTCTATGTTTGACTCTCATCCACCATCAACAGAGCGTGCACAACACATCCGTGACCGTATCGCCTCTGGTAAGTAA